A genomic window from Silene latifolia isolate original U9 population chromosome Y, ASM4854445v1, whole genome shotgun sequence includes:
- the LOC141632897 gene encoding uncharacterized protein LOC141632897 gives MKSQVLADFLIEHPCFDKETHDNNNYTPWEKSFNGSFTLNGTVAGVVIVSPMGNKWKLEVTLHGSDTNDKVEYEALIVGLEKLVDLEAINVRILRDSQLVINQVNGLFKCKSLPLSQYIQKVEDLFKHFQKIECAHVLRDQNQLAQFDSSYNVKDVSAFIEVERSKRTFYAKDAIFTAEFDQQRVLLKCLGADDALLIMAEVHEENCVTYAKGYKTCQHYGQISRVPANDLNPIVKPWPFHGWTMDMISEITPPSSKGHMYVVVITDYFTKWVEANPFKTVKMQDLVDFLKGFIFICFVVSESVTMDQAHVFNGPAIQEFTTQYGVQLLNSSAYYAQANGQAESTNKLIKAGISKMIADNPRVWNEKLLDTLWAYRISRGLGGVIGYTPYQLIFGHVAVIQAEVNVESARILYQNSLDLDSYSESMNIPNLDVEHLKEQALTNLLKNKIK, from the exons ATGAAAAGTCAGGTATTGGCTGATTTTCTAATTGAGCATCCTTGTTTCGACAAAGAGACAcatgataataataattacaCTCCTTGGGAGAAGTCTTTTAACGGATCATTTACCTTGAATGGAACTGTCGCTGGTGTAGTTATTGTTTCTCCTATGGGAAACAAGTGGAAGTTGGAGGTAACCTTACATGGTAGTGACACTAATGATAAAGTGGAATATGAAGCACTCATTGTTGGTTTAGAAAAATTGGTTGACCTAGAAGCGATAAATGTTCGTATACTGAGAGATTCTCAACTTGTTATTAATCAAGTAAATGGTTTGTTTAAATGCAAATCTTTGCCATTATCTCAATACATTCAAAAGGTAGAGGATTTATTTAAACACTTTCAGAAAATTGAATGTGCTCATGTGCTAAGAGATCAGAATCAATTGGCACAATTTGATTCTAGTTATAACGTGAAGGATGTTAGTGCATTCATAGAGGTGGAACGCTCAAAACGAACTTTTTATGCAAAAGATGCTATCTTTACAGCTGAGTTT gatcaacaaagggtATTATTAAAATGCTTGGGAGCTGATGATGCTTTGCTTATCATGGCAGAGGTCCATGAGG AGAATTGTGTGACATATGCAAAGGGTTATAAGACTTGTCAACATTATGGACAGATAAGTAGGGTCCCCGCTAATGACTTAAACCCTATTGTTAAACCATGGCCTTTTCATGGTTGGACGATGGATATGATAAGTGAAATCACCCCACCTTCCTCAAAAGGACATATGTATGTGGTGGTTATTacagattatttcaccaaatgggtggaagctaacCCTTTCAAAACTGTAAAAATGCAGGACTTAGTAGATTTCTTGAAAGGATTCATTTTCATCTGCTTTGTAGTCTCTGAGAGCGTTACAATGGATCAAGCACATGTTTTTAATGGGCCAGCGATTCAGGAATTTACTACCCAGTATGGGGTACAATTATTGAATTCTTCTGCTTATTATGCTCAGGCAAATGGGCAGGCAGAATCTACGAACAAGTTGATTAAGGCTGGGATTTCTAAGATGATCGCTGATAATCCTCGAGTTTGGAATGAAAAGTTACTTGATACGTTGTGGGCTTACAGAATTTCAAGGGGGTTGGGGGGGGTTATAGGGTATACTCCTTACCAATTGATTTTTGGTCATGTCGCTGTGATTCAAGCAGAGGTTAATGTGGAATCTGCCCGAATTTTATATCAAAATTCGTTGGATTTGGATTCTTATTCTGAATCTATGAACATTCCTAATCTAGATGTGGAGCATCTTAAAGAGCAAGCATTGACGAACTTGTTAAAAAACAAGATTAAGTAA